From the Streptomyces sp. Tu 2975 genome, one window contains:
- a CDS encoding gluconokinase translates to MSTPHVVVVMGVAGTGKTTIGPLLAAALGVPYAEGDDFHPPANIAKMTAGVPLDDTDRRPWLDAIGEWAHGRAGLGGVVSSSALKREYRDRLRAAAPDAVFLHLAGSRELIEQRMAERKGHFMPTALLDSQFATLQPLGEDEAGVAVDVSGTPEEITERAVAALRGLED, encoded by the coding sequence ATGAGCACCCCCCACGTCGTCGTGGTGATGGGCGTAGCAGGAACCGGCAAGACCACGATCGGCCCCCTGCTCGCCGCCGCCCTGGGCGTCCCGTACGCCGAGGGCGACGACTTCCATCCCCCGGCGAACATCGCCAAGATGACGGCCGGCGTCCCGCTGGACGACACGGACCGTCGCCCGTGGCTGGACGCCATCGGCGAGTGGGCCCACGGCAGGGCCGGGCTCGGCGGGGTGGTCTCCAGCTCCGCGCTCAAGCGTGAGTACCGCGACCGGCTGCGGGCGGCAGCGCCCGACGCCGTCTTCCTCCACCTCGCCGGCAGCCGCGAGCTCATCGAGCAGCGGATGGCGGAGCGCAAGGGGCACTTCATGCCCACCGCGCTGCTGGACTCCCAGTTCGCGACCCTCCAGCCGCTGGGGGAGGACGAGGCGGGCGTCGCCGTCGACGTGTCCGGCACCCCCGAAGAAATCACCGAACGGGCCGTCGCCGC
- a CDS encoding FCD domain-containing protein has protein sequence MTTEGRGLHTHVLDTLGLAITAGEYPQGSVLRTDEVAQRFDVSRTVVREVVRVLESMHLVESRRRVGVTVRPTEEWNVYDPRVIRWRLAGADRPRQLRSLTVLRSAIEPVAAGLAAVHATPEQCAALTEEALGMVATSRGQQLEGYLKHDIAFHRVVLNASGNEMFARLGDVVAEVLAGRTHHHVMFDDPDPAAVTLHVQVAEAVREGDAERAERLTREIAVGALQELDVLAP, from the coding sequence ATGACCACAGAAGGCCGAGGGCTCCACACCCATGTGCTCGACACCCTCGGTCTCGCCATCACGGCGGGCGAGTATCCGCAGGGCAGTGTGCTGCGTACCGACGAGGTCGCCCAGCGCTTCGACGTGTCGCGTACGGTCGTCCGTGAAGTGGTCCGCGTCCTCGAGTCCATGCACCTCGTGGAGTCCCGTCGCCGCGTCGGCGTCACCGTGCGTCCCACCGAGGAGTGGAACGTCTACGACCCCCGCGTCATCCGCTGGCGGCTGGCCGGCGCCGACCGCCCGCGACAGCTGCGTTCACTGACCGTGCTGCGCTCCGCGATCGAACCGGTCGCGGCCGGTCTCGCCGCCGTCCACGCCACCCCGGAGCAGTGCGCGGCGCTGACCGAGGAGGCCCTCGGGATGGTCGCCACCTCCCGCGGCCAGCAACTCGAGGGGTATCTGAAGCACGACATCGCCTTTCACCGGGTGGTGCTCAACGCCTCCGGCAACGAGATGTTCGCGCGGCTCGGGGACGTCGTCGCCGAGGTCCTCGCGGGCCGTACCCACCACCATGTGATGTTCGACGACCCCGACCCGGCGGCGGTGACGCTGCATGTCCAGGTGGCGGAGGCCGTTCGCGAAGGCGACGCGGAAAGAGCCGAGCGCCTCACGCGTGAGATCGCCGTCGGGGCTCTCCAGGAGCTGGATGTACTCGCTCCCTGA
- a CDS encoding amino acid permease, translating to MSDRTMAAADTPVAGATGSPHVDAGDVGYRKDLKSRHINMIAIGGAIGTGLFLGAGGRMAGAGPSLFIAYAVCGVFAFFVVRALGELVLYRPSSGAFVSYAREFMGEKGAYTAGWLYFLNWSTTAIADITAAATYAHFWAMFSDVPQWVLALIALAVVLTANLISVKYFGEMEFWFAIIKVAALVVFMLIGIFLVVTSHDIGGHTPGFSTISDNGGIFPSGFMPMLLLIQGVVFAYASVELCGVAAGETENPEKIMPRAINSIMWRVGLFYVGSVVLLALLLPYTAYSGDQSPFVTVFDKLGIPGAAGVMNLVVLTAALSSLNSGLYSTGRILRSMSMSGSAPRFTGVMNKGGVPYGGILLTAAFGVLGVLLNYVMPGDAFELVLNFASIGIIGTWAMIMVCSLLFWHRSQDGRVTRPAYQLPWAPYTQIVTLLFLGSVVVLMWMDEGISRTTVNCLPLIAAALVGGWFLVRKRVRVVAAASKEL from the coding sequence ATGAGTGACCGCACCATGGCTGCGGCCGATACGCCCGTCGCCGGCGCGACGGGTTCCCCCCACGTGGACGCCGGAGACGTCGGGTACCGCAAGGACCTCAAGTCGCGGCACATCAACATGATCGCCATCGGCGGCGCCATCGGTACGGGGCTCTTCCTCGGCGCCGGTGGCCGCATGGCCGGCGCAGGTCCCTCCCTGTTCATCGCCTACGCCGTCTGCGGCGTCTTCGCCTTCTTCGTCGTGCGCGCGCTCGGCGAACTCGTGCTCTACCGGCCCTCCTCCGGTGCCTTCGTCTCCTACGCCCGCGAGTTCATGGGTGAGAAGGGCGCCTACACGGCGGGCTGGCTGTACTTCCTGAACTGGTCGACGACGGCCATCGCCGACATCACCGCGGCCGCGACCTACGCCCACTTCTGGGCGATGTTCAGCGACGTCCCCCAGTGGGTGCTGGCCCTGATCGCGCTCGCCGTGGTCCTCACCGCCAACCTCATCTCGGTGAAGTACTTCGGTGAGATGGAGTTCTGGTTCGCGATCATCAAGGTCGCCGCGCTCGTCGTGTTCATGCTCATCGGCATCTTCCTGGTCGTCACCTCCCACGACATCGGCGGCCACACCCCGGGCTTCTCCACCATCAGTGACAACGGCGGCATCTTCCCGAGCGGCTTCATGCCGATGCTGCTGCTCATCCAGGGCGTCGTCTTCGCCTACGCCTCCGTCGAGCTGTGCGGTGTCGCCGCGGGCGAGACCGAGAACCCCGAGAAGATCATGCCGCGCGCGATCAACTCGATCATGTGGCGCGTGGGCCTGTTCTACGTCGGCTCCGTCGTTCTGCTGGCGCTTCTGCTCCCGTACACGGCGTACTCCGGTGACCAGAGCCCCTTCGTCACCGTGTTCGACAAGCTCGGCATCCCCGGCGCGGCCGGTGTGATGAACCTGGTCGTCCTGACCGCCGCCCTGTCCAGCCTGAACTCGGGCCTCTACTCGACCGGCCGCATCCTGCGCTCCATGTCGATGTCCGGCTCCGCGCCCCGTTTCACCGGCGTCATGAACAAGGGTGGCGTGCCCTACGGCGGCATTCTGCTCACCGCCGCCTTCGGTGTCCTCGGCGTGCTGCTCAACTACGTCATGCCGGGCGACGCCTTCGAGCTGGTGCTCAACTTCGCCTCGATCGGCATCATCGGCACCTGGGCGATGATCATGGTCTGCTCGCTGCTGTTCTGGCACCGCTCCCAGGACGGCCGTGTCACCCGGCCCGCCTACCAGCTGCCCTGGGCTCCGTACACGCAGATCGTGACCCTGCTCTTCCTGGGCTCCGTCGTCGTCCTGATGTGGATGGACGAGGGCATCTCCCGCACCACCGTCAACTGCCTGCCGCTGATCGCGGCCGCGCTGGTCGGCGGCTGGTTCCTGGTCCGCAAGCGGGTGCGCGTGGTGGCCGCCGCGAGCAAGGAGCTCTGA
- a CDS encoding S-(hydroxymethyl)mycothiol dehydrogenase yields MPQQVQGVIAPGKNEPVRVETIIVPDPGPGEAVVKVQACGVCHTDLHYKQGGISDDFPFLLGHEAAGVVESVGEGVTDVEPGDFVILNWRAVCGRCRACLRGRPWYCFDTHNARQKMTLTDGTELSPALGIGAFAEKTLVAAGQCTKVDPAASPAVAGLLGCGVMAGIGAAVNTGQVGRGDSVAVIGCGGVGDAAVVGARLAGAARIIAVDIDDRKLETAKKMGATHTVNSASTDPVEAIRELTGGFGADVVIEAVGRPETYEQAFYARDLAGTVVLVGVPTPEMKIELPLLDVFGRGGALKSSWYGDCLPSRDFPMLIDLHQQGRIDLGAFVTETIGLGDVEKAFARMHEGDVLRSVVQF; encoded by the coding sequence ATGCCGCAGCAGGTGCAAGGTGTGATCGCACCCGGGAAGAACGAGCCGGTACGGGTCGAGACGATCATCGTCCCCGACCCGGGGCCGGGCGAGGCCGTGGTGAAGGTGCAGGCCTGCGGGGTCTGCCACACCGATCTGCACTACAAGCAGGGCGGGATCAGCGACGACTTCCCGTTCCTGCTCGGCCATGAGGCCGCCGGTGTCGTCGAGTCGGTCGGCGAGGGCGTCACCGACGTCGAGCCGGGTGACTTCGTGATCCTCAACTGGCGTGCCGTCTGCGGCCGCTGCCGGGCGTGTCTGCGCGGACGCCCCTGGTACTGCTTCGACACGCACAACGCCCGGCAGAAGATGACCCTCACGGACGGCACCGAGCTCTCGCCCGCGCTCGGCATCGGAGCCTTCGCCGAGAAGACCCTGGTCGCCGCAGGGCAGTGCACCAAGGTCGACCCGGCGGCGTCCCCGGCGGTGGCCGGACTGCTCGGCTGCGGTGTGATGGCCGGCATCGGCGCCGCCGTCAACACCGGCCAGGTGGGCCGCGGCGACTCGGTGGCCGTCATCGGGTGCGGCGGCGTGGGCGACGCGGCAGTCGTCGGCGCGCGGCTGGCCGGGGCCGCCCGGATCATCGCCGTCGACATCGACGACCGCAAGCTCGAGACGGCGAAGAAGATGGGAGCCACCCACACCGTCAACTCGGCCTCCACCGACCCCGTCGAAGCGATCCGCGAGCTCACCGGCGGCTTCGGCGCCGATGTCGTCATCGAGGCCGTCGGCCGGCCGGAGACGTACGAACAGGCCTTCTACGCCCGTGATCTGGCCGGCACCGTCGTCCTCGTCGGCGTCCCCACCCCCGAGATGAAGATCGAACTGCCGCTGCTGGACGTCTTCGGCAGAGGCGGGGCGCTCAAGTCGTCCTGGTACGGCGACTGCCTGCCCTCCCGCGACTTCCCGATGCTGATCGACCTGCACCAGCAGGGACGCATCGACCTCGGCGCGTTCGTCACGGAGACCATCGGACTCGGCGACGTCGAGAAGGCGTTCGCCCGGATGCACGAGGGCGACGTACTGCGATCGGTGGTGCAGTTCTGA
- a CDS encoding MBL fold metallo-hydrolase, which yields MAARIDHLVTSGTFSLDGGTWDVDNNVWIVGDDHEAIVVDAAHDADAILAALGDRTLRAIVCTHAHNDHIDAAPSLAAATGAPVLLHPDDLPLWKQTHPQRAPDGELVDGAVISVAGTGLTVLHTPGHAPGAVCLHAPDLTTVFTGDTLFQGGPGATGRSFSHFPTIVDSIRDRLLTLPPETVVRTGHGDTTTIGAEAPHLQEWVDRGH from the coding sequence ATGGCGGCCCGTATCGATCACCTGGTCACCTCCGGCACCTTCTCGCTCGACGGCGGCACCTGGGACGTCGACAACAACGTCTGGATCGTCGGCGACGACCACGAGGCGATCGTCGTCGACGCCGCCCACGACGCCGACGCGATCCTGGCCGCGCTCGGCGACCGTACGCTGCGCGCCATCGTCTGCACCCACGCGCACAACGACCACATCGACGCGGCCCCGTCGCTCGCCGCCGCCACCGGCGCACCGGTCCTGCTGCACCCCGACGACCTGCCGCTGTGGAAGCAGACACACCCGCAGCGCGCTCCGGACGGCGAACTGGTGGACGGAGCGGTGATCAGCGTCGCGGGCACCGGGCTGACCGTGCTGCACACACCCGGCCATGCCCCCGGCGCCGTCTGCCTCCACGCCCCCGACCTCACCACCGTCTTCACCGGCGACACACTCTTCCAGGGCGGACCGGGCGCCACCGGCCGGTCGTTCTCCCACTTCCCGACGATCGTCGACTCGATCCGGGACCGGCTGCTCACCCTGCCGCCGGAGACGGTCGTCCGTACCGGCCACGGCGACACGACCACCATCGGCGCGGAGGCGCCGCACCTTCAGGAGTGGGTCGACCGGGGCCACTGA
- a CDS encoding pseudouridine synthase: MRRRNRPHLPAPLPQRDGIDPVRLRLPEDPDETWPTVRDHLLARYGSAIGPERVDAMLREGRFVGAEGPVTADEAYSAGRDLWFHRDFPEEERVPFDIGVVHRDEHVVIVDKPHFLATMPRGSHVRETALARLRRDLELPALQPAHRLDRLTAGLVLFVVRPGDRGAYQTMFRDRRVRKEYEAVAPYDPAVALPRTVRSRIVKERGVLAAVEEPGEPNSESRIELLEVRGGLGRYRLLPATGRTHQLRVHMNALGLPVLHDPLYPVVLPDGPDDYARPLQLLARGLEFTDPVTGERRSFRSRLEFAQWPRSTHS, from the coding sequence GTGAGACGCAGAAACAGACCGCATTTGCCCGCACCGCTCCCCCAGCGCGACGGCATCGATCCCGTGCGGCTGCGACTGCCCGAGGACCCGGACGAGACCTGGCCGACCGTGCGTGACCATCTGCTGGCACGGTACGGATCCGCCATCGGCCCGGAGCGGGTCGACGCGATGCTGCGCGAAGGGCGCTTCGTCGGCGCGGAAGGGCCCGTCACCGCGGACGAGGCCTACTCGGCGGGCCGGGATCTGTGGTTCCACCGTGACTTCCCCGAAGAAGAGCGAGTGCCGTTCGACATCGGCGTCGTGCACCGTGACGAGCACGTCGTGATCGTCGACAAGCCGCATTTCCTGGCCACCATGCCGCGCGGCAGCCATGTGCGGGAGACGGCGCTGGCCCGGTTGCGCCGGGACCTGGAGCTGCCGGCGCTGCAGCCCGCGCACCGGCTGGACCGCCTCACGGCCGGACTGGTCCTCTTCGTCGTGCGGCCCGGCGACCGGGGCGCCTACCAGACGATGTTCCGGGACCGGCGGGTGCGCAAGGAGTACGAGGCCGTGGCGCCCTACGACCCGGCCGTGGCACTGCCGCGTACCGTGCGCAGCCGGATCGTCAAGGAACGCGGGGTGCTCGCGGCCGTGGAGGAGCCGGGAGAGCCGAACAGCGAGAGCCGGATCGAGCTGCTCGAGGTGCGGGGCGGGCTCGGCCGGTACCGGCTGCTGCCGGCCACCGGCCGTACCCATCAGCTACGCGTCCATATGAACGCCCTCGGGCTTCCCGTCCTGCACGACCCGCTGTATCCGGTGGTGCTCCCCGACGGCCCCGACGACTACGCCCGTCCGCTCCAGCTTCTCGCGCGGGGACTGGAGTTCACCGATCCGGTGACCGGTGAACGGCGGAGCTTCCGCAGCCGGCTGGAGTTCGCTCAGTGGCCCCGGTCGACCCACTCCTGA
- a CDS encoding DUF5360 family protein codes for MRRSRVGPDRADRAGPERVEHGRGFRLVKSAMLVTDVAFLVYWTASLLTLIPARHAYKDFDDPVMSDWNYSFLPLDVAASATGLAALYLLRGSGGERSGHHRASWRSLMLVSLTLTSTAGLQAVVFWALRGDWSVTWWVPNLFLLLFPIPSIVLLMRQDTVRAGPDVAGAAVTVAPPGLQSRR; via the coding sequence ATGCGTCGAAGCCGGGTGGGCCCGGACCGGGCGGACCGGGCGGGCCCGGAGCGGGTGGAACACGGGCGGGGCTTCCGCCTGGTGAAGTCGGCGATGCTCGTCACCGACGTGGCCTTTCTTGTCTACTGGACGGCTTCCCTGCTGACGCTCATCCCCGCACGGCACGCCTACAAGGATTTCGACGACCCGGTGATGAGCGACTGGAACTACTCGTTCCTGCCGCTGGACGTCGCCGCGAGCGCGACCGGGCTCGCGGCCCTGTACCTGCTGCGCGGCAGCGGCGGCGAGCGCTCCGGGCACCACCGGGCGTCCTGGCGGTCACTGATGCTCGTCTCCCTGACGCTGACCAGCACCGCCGGGTTGCAGGCCGTCGTCTTCTGGGCGCTGCGCGGGGACTGGTCGGTCACCTGGTGGGTGCCGAACCTGTTCCTGCTGCTGTTCCCGATCCCCTCGATCGTGCTGCTCATGCGGCAGGACACCGTCCGGGCCGGCCCGGACGTGGCAGGCGCCGCCGTCACTGTGGCCCCGCCCGGTCTACAGTCTCGTCGGTGA
- a CDS encoding multidrug efflux SMR transporter, translating into MGALLVAGAIISEVIATLSLRASHGLTRLGPTVVVVIGYGAAFVMLAQALKTLNVGPVYAIWSGVGTVGAFLGGVVLFDEPVRPATLIGIALVIIGVVVMYVGGGMEH; encoded by the coding sequence ATGGGGGCCCTGCTGGTCGCGGGAGCGATCATCTCCGAAGTGATCGCGACGCTCTCGCTGCGCGCCTCGCACGGTCTGACCCGCCTCGGCCCCACCGTCGTGGTGGTCATCGGCTACGGCGCCGCTTTCGTCATGCTGGCGCAGGCGCTCAAGACGCTCAACGTCGGCCCGGTGTACGCGATCTGGTCCGGCGTGGGCACGGTGGGCGCCTTCCTCGGCGGCGTCGTCCTCTTCGACGAACCGGTCAGACCGGCGACGCTCATCGGCATCGCACTCGTCATCATCGGCGTCGTCGTGATGTACGTCGGCGGCGGGATGGAGCACTGA
- a CDS encoding TetR/AcrR family transcriptional regulator encodes MRDRLLDAVERLLVKGGVDAVRLDAVAAEAGVSKGGLLHHFPSKRALVEGVVQRLVDRFEAVLPGPDAPPGAYTLAWLDSSIPEVAPEPGTTGRDEVPIALLAATGGPEVLDVLQRHYRAWQERLDADGLPPGVSTLVRMAVDGWWTARLLRLAPPHGAAHAELRRLVADLIATGRADTGPRHAGPAGAGPSTTEPAGAEPADTAEESR; translated from the coding sequence GTGCGCGATCGACTCCTCGACGCCGTGGAGCGACTGCTGGTGAAGGGTGGTGTGGACGCGGTCAGGCTCGACGCCGTCGCCGCGGAGGCGGGCGTGAGCAAGGGGGGTCTGCTGCACCACTTCCCGAGCAAGCGCGCCCTGGTCGAGGGCGTGGTCCAGCGGCTGGTGGACCGGTTCGAGGCGGTACTCCCCGGTCCGGACGCCCCGCCCGGCGCCTACACCCTGGCCTGGCTCGACTCCTCGATCCCCGAGGTGGCACCGGAGCCTGGCACCACAGGCCGCGACGAGGTCCCGATAGCGCTGCTCGCCGCGACCGGTGGCCCTGAGGTGCTCGATGTCCTCCAGCGCCACTACCGGGCCTGGCAGGAACGGCTGGACGCGGACGGACTGCCGCCCGGGGTGAGTACGCTGGTACGCATGGCCGTCGACGGCTGGTGGACGGCGCGTCTGCTCCGTCTGGCCCCGCCGCACGGCGCGGCACATGCCGAGCTGCGCCGGCTCGTCGCCGATCTCATCGCCACGGGTCGCGCCGACACCGGTCCGAGGCACGCCGGTCCGGCCGGTGCGGGTCCCTCCACAACCGAACCGGCCGGTGCGGAACCGGCCGACACCGCCGAGGAGTCACGCTGA
- a CDS encoding pyridoxal phosphate-dependent aminotransferase family protein → MTDQADVFSRFASFTAANDLIESGLYPYFLPLEGHDGTRARLDGRELIMCGSNNYLGLTDDPRVRTAAGRALDTYGSSCTGSRFLNGNIDLHQELEKELARFLGKPAALVMSTGYQTNLGVIAGLLTPRDHVVIDKGAHASVVDGCRLSGAKLRWFPHNDAGALAGILAGLPDDAPRLVVVDGVYSMEGDLCDLPAVVDVCRRYGARLVVDDAHGLGVLAGGRGTAAHFGLTDEVDLITVTFSKSLASLGGAVAGSEEAIHYLRHHARSLIFSASMTPANTGAALAALRVLRDEPELTDKLAANAAHLRRGLAAVGIGTGVSATPIIPVATHGTIGTLHAWRRLIDGGVYVNPVLPPAAEPRLRVSVTARHTTAQLDRVVQAFAAVPELQGPRAYAGSGTTQP, encoded by the coding sequence ATGACCGATCAGGCCGACGTCTTTTCCAGGTTCGCGTCCTTCACCGCCGCGAACGATCTCATCGAAAGCGGGCTGTACCCCTACTTCCTCCCGCTGGAGGGACACGACGGCACCCGCGCACGCCTCGACGGGCGTGAGCTGATCATGTGCGGTTCCAACAACTACCTCGGCCTCACCGACGACCCGCGCGTGCGCACCGCCGCCGGCCGGGCCCTCGACACCTACGGGAGCTCCTGCACCGGTTCCCGTTTCCTCAACGGCAACATCGACCTCCATCAGGAGCTCGAGAAGGAGCTCGCCCGCTTCCTCGGCAAACCGGCCGCCCTCGTCATGTCCACCGGCTACCAGACCAACCTGGGAGTGATCGCCGGGCTGCTCACTCCCCGCGACCACGTCGTGATCGACAAGGGCGCCCACGCCTCCGTCGTCGACGGCTGCCGGCTCAGCGGCGCGAAGCTGCGGTGGTTCCCGCACAACGACGCCGGCGCCCTCGCCGGGATCCTGGCCGGCCTGCCCGACGACGCGCCGCGACTCGTGGTCGTCGACGGCGTCTACTCGATGGAGGGCGACCTGTGCGACCTGCCCGCGGTCGTGGACGTCTGCCGCCGCTACGGTGCCCGCCTGGTCGTGGACGACGCACACGGACTCGGCGTGCTGGCCGGCGGCCGGGGGACCGCAGCGCACTTCGGGCTCACCGACGAGGTCGACCTGATCACGGTCACCTTCAGCAAGTCGCTGGCCTCCCTCGGCGGGGCGGTCGCCGGCAGTGAGGAGGCCATCCACTACCTCAGGCACCACGCCCGCAGCCTCATCTTCAGCGCGTCCATGACCCCGGCCAACACCGGCGCGGCACTCGCCGCGTTGCGTGTCCTGCGCGACGAGCCCGAACTCACCGACAAGCTGGCCGCCAACGCGGCCCACCTGCGTCGCGGCCTCGCGGCTGTGGGCATCGGCACCGGTGTGAGCGCCACCCCGATCATCCCCGTGGCCACCCACGGCACCATCGGGACGCTGCACGCCTGGCGGCGTCTGATCGACGGCGGCGTCTACGTCAACCCGGTCCTGCCGCCCGCCGCCGAGCCCCGGCTCCGTGTCAGCGTCACGGCCCGCCACACCACCGCCCAACTCGACCGCGTCGTCCAGGCGTTCGCCGCGGTCCCGGAGCTGCAGGGACCCCGTGCGTACGCGGGGTCGGGGACGACGCAGCCATGA
- a CDS encoding methyltransferase domain-containing protein — MSRVRLAARALRLALSRAHADPTADYDAASSDYDTFFSPVMGRHSIAALDTVPITPGDDVVELACGTGHLTAEILRRLGGSGTLRAVDKSPGMLHVARAKVRPLTEQEPGLTAELGEGDMESFIRSRPDASADLVVVGWAICYSRPVRLLAQIERVLRPGGRVVVIETRADAHQALTEGLERIFADDPSLLTALIRVTLPKDPATVARWFTKAGLTVDAQHDGTQSIPARTPEQAVEWVTRSGAAAGFKTAVDGGREQLVLDRVTAGLAELLARDGVLDIRHTFVVVTGSKHAEVPSRRHAADKGARTA, encoded by the coding sequence ATGTCACGCGTACGACTGGCAGCACGAGCGCTGCGCCTCGCGCTCAGCAGAGCGCATGCCGACCCCACCGCGGACTACGACGCCGCCAGCTCGGACTACGACACGTTCTTCAGCCCCGTGATGGGACGTCATTCGATCGCCGCACTCGACACCGTGCCCATCACCCCGGGCGACGACGTCGTGGAACTCGCCTGCGGCACAGGGCATCTGACGGCCGAGATCCTCCGGCGTCTGGGCGGCAGCGGCACTCTCCGGGCGGTCGACAAGTCCCCCGGAATGCTCCACGTCGCGCGCGCCAAGGTACGGCCCCTCACCGAGCAGGAGCCCGGGCTGACGGCCGAGCTCGGCGAGGGCGACATGGAGTCCTTCATCCGCTCCAGGCCCGACGCCAGCGCCGATCTGGTCGTCGTCGGCTGGGCGATCTGCTACTCCAGGCCCGTCCGGCTCCTCGCCCAGATCGAGCGGGTCCTGCGGCCCGGCGGCCGGGTCGTCGTCATCGAGACCCGCGCCGACGCGCACCAGGCCCTCACCGAAGGCCTCGAGCGCATCTTCGCCGACGACCCGTCGCTGCTCACCGCGCTGATCAGGGTCACCCTGCCCAAGGATCCCGCGACCGTCGCCCGCTGGTTCACCAAGGCGGGTCTCACGGTCGACGCACAGCACGACGGCACCCAGTCCATCCCGGCCCGCACGCCCGAACAGGCCGTGGAATGGGTCACCCGCTCCGGCGCGGCCGCCGGATTCAAGACCGCCGTCGACGGCGGCCGCGAGCAGCTCGTGCTCGACCGCGTCACCGCCGGGCTCGCCGAACTCCTGGCCCGTGACGGCGTCCTGGACATCCGGCACACCTTCGTGGTGGTCACCGGCAGCAAGCACGCCGAAGTCCCCTCCCGCCGCCACGCCGCCGACAAGGGGGCTCGGACCGCATGA